A genomic window from Cloacibacillus sp. includes:
- a CDS encoding sensor domain-containing phosphodiesterase has translation MDYNRYASIIIEQQDTICYICDIDTYELMYISPAGCRLVGVASDAGWLGHKCYKLIQGRDAPCPFCTNSKLRQGEKYCWEFFNPNLQRYVALEDTLVDIDGKLCRLEMATDITDQKMAIHELKNQLTAEEALVHCIQTLTLESDMKLAIDRLLENICKFYAGSRAYIFEYEFDKKIIKNTYEWCAEGVSREIDNLQDIPIEYIAGWNRMFADRGEFFITSLRGDLDHNSEEYRILDAQGIKSLITAPLLKGEKIIGFLGVDDPTVNTDDKSLLRSVTCFALADIEKRRLLKQLEYMSYNDALTGLQNRNKYIDVLQSYSERQPERLGILFLDLNGMKAANDSYGHAYGDYLLSHAAEILRRNMGDNSFRIGGDEFVSLCENISKEEFEKRVASLRREVSEDKDCNAAVGFVWKSGDFSFNEGVSYAERLMYSEKQDYYRHVLDHGRERRIGVSGQVWEEIDNGRFVVHLQPVVELESGMIVGAEALVRKVGTEGRLIAPDKFISQYEVEGVIWHVDFYVFETVCSMLNRWLKSGISLKVSVNFSRYTLMKPRLVPELLSICERHGVSPKMLNIEVTESISQVDRDQLAKIVDNLKSAGFLIVLDDFGTKYSNLSILSAVDFDRVKLDKSLVADIEENRKSRMVVKDILRMCGDFKGTKLLAEGIETEGQLRLLNGYRCDYGQGFYFSKPLPIEDFERLYREGAFLPRIDLGEPSAVSPKK, from the coding sequence TTGGATTACAATAGGTACGCCTCAATAATCATTGAACAGCAGGATACTATCTGCTATATCTGCGATATAGATACGTATGAGCTGATGTACATCAGCCCCGCCGGCTGCAGGCTCGTTGGTGTGGCTTCAGATGCCGGCTGGCTGGGGCATAAATGCTATAAGCTTATTCAGGGGCGTGACGCCCCCTGCCCATTCTGCACAAATTCAAAGCTCCGGCAGGGGGAAAAATACTGCTGGGAGTTTTTCAACCCCAATCTCCAACGATATGTGGCGTTAGAGGATACGCTCGTGGATATCGACGGCAAGCTTTGCCGGTTGGAGATGGCGACGGATATCACGGACCAGAAGATGGCCATCCATGAGCTTAAAAATCAGCTGACTGCCGAGGAGGCATTGGTACACTGCATCCAGACGCTGACGCTTGAAAGCGATATGAAGCTCGCGATAGACAGGCTGCTGGAGAACATCTGTAAATTTTACGCCGGATCCCGCGCCTATATCTTTGAATATGAATTTGACAAGAAGATAATCAAAAATACCTACGAATGGTGCGCCGAAGGCGTCAGCCGCGAGATCGATAACCTTCAGGATATCCCTATCGAGTATATCGCCGGCTGGAACAGGATGTTTGCGGATAGAGGGGAATTTTTCATCACCTCGTTAAGGGGAGATCTGGACCATAATTCCGAGGAGTATCGTATTCTTGACGCGCAGGGCATAAAGAGCCTGATCACGGCGCCTCTGCTGAAAGGTGAAAAGATAATCGGGTTTCTGGGGGTGGACGACCCCACCGTAAATACTGACGATAAAAGCCTTCTGCGTTCCGTGACCTGTTTTGCCCTCGCGGATATTGAGAAGCGGCGGCTGCTCAAACAGCTGGAATATATGAGTTATAACGACGCGCTCACCGGCCTGCAAAACCGTAATAAGTATATCGATGTCCTGCAAAGCTACAGTGAACGGCAGCCCGAGAGGCTGGGGATTTTATTTCTGGACCTCAACGGCATGAAGGCGGCGAACGACTCCTACGGACACGCCTACGGCGACTATCTGCTCTCGCACGCCGCCGAGATACTTCGCCGGAACATGGGGGACAACTCTTTCCGCATAGGCGGCGACGAGTTCGTATCTCTCTGTGAGAATATCTCCAAAGAGGAATTTGAGAAGAGGGTCGCCTCGCTTAGGCGGGAGGTCAGCGAGGATAAAGACTGCAACGCCGCCGTGGGGTTTGTCTGGAAGAGCGGAGATTTTTCCTTCAATGAAGGCGTCAGCTATGCGGAAAGGCTGATGTATTCTGAAAAACAGGATTACTACAGACATGTTCTCGACCACGGCAGGGAACGCAGGATCGGAGTTTCCGGCCAAGTCTGGGAGGAGATAGACAACGGCCGCTTCGTTGTCCATCTGCAGCCTGTCGTCGAGCTGGAAAGCGGAATGATAGTCGGCGCGGAGGCGTTGGTACGCAAGGTCGGCACGGAGGGACGGCTGATCGCTCCCGATAAGTTCATCTCCCAGTACGAGGTCGAGGGCGTAATCTGGCACGTGGATTTCTATGTATTTGAGACGGTCTGTTCAATGCTCAACCGCTGGCTTAAGTCGGGGATATCTTTAAAAGTGTCTGTCAATTTTTCCAGATATACCCTCATGAAACCGCGATTGGTGCCCGAACTCCTGTCTATCTGTGAAAGGCACGGCGTCTCGCCCAAAATGCTGAATATAGAGGTCACAGAAAGCATCAGCCAGGTGGACCGGGATCAGCTGGCGAAGATAGTGGACAACCTCAAGAGCGCGGGATTTTTAATCGTCCTTGATGATTTTGGCACAAAATATTCCAACCTCTCTATCCTGAGCGCCGTGGATTTCGACAGGGTCAAGCTTGATAAATCGCTGGTGGCTGACATAGAGGAGAATAGAAAGAGCCGCATGGTCGTAAAAGACATCCTCAGGATGTGCGGAGATTTTAAGGGTACGAAGCTGCTGGCCGAGGGAATCGAGACTGAGGGACAGCTGAGACTGCTCAACGGCTACCGATGCGATTACGGCCAGGGTTTTTATTTTTCCAAGCCTCTCCCTATAGAGGACTTTGAGCGGCTGTACCGCGAAGGCGCTTTTCTGCCGCGCATAGATTTGGGGGAACCGTCCGCGGTGTCTCCTAAAAAGTAG
- the rbr gene encoding rubrerythrin yields MELKGSKTEKNLWEAFAGESMARNKYTYFASAAKKAGYEQIAAIFQETADNEKEHAKLHFKALSGIGDTLANLLAAAAGENGEWTEMYPRMAKEAHEEGFEELATMFENIAKVEAVHEKRYRELAKNVEDGTVFAKGGKLFWKCRNCGAVFELDKAPEKCPVCQHPQAYFEIEARNW; encoded by the coding sequence TTGGAACTTAAGGGAAGCAAGACGGAGAAAAACCTTTGGGAGGCGTTTGCCGGAGAATCGATGGCGCGCAACAAGTACACCTATTTCGCCTCCGCCGCGAAAAAGGCCGGATATGAGCAGATAGCGGCGATATTCCAGGAGACGGCCGACAATGAAAAGGAGCACGCGAAGCTTCACTTCAAGGCCCTTTCCGGAATCGGCGACACGCTTGCCAACCTTCTTGCCGCCGCGGCCGGTGAGAACGGCGAGTGGACCGAGATGTATCCGCGCATGGCGAAAGAGGCGCATGAAGAGGGCTTCGAGGAGCTTGCCACGATGTTCGAGAACATCGCCAAGGTCGAGGCCGTACACGAGAAGCGTTACCGCGAACTTGCGAAAAACGTTGAGGACGGAACCGTATTCGCGAAGGGCGGCAAGCTCTTCTGGAAGTGCCGCAACTGCGGCGCGGTCTTCGAACTCGACAAGGCCCCCGAGAAGTGCCCCGTGTGCCAGCATCCGCAGGCTTATTTCGAGATCGAGGCGAGAAACTGGTAG
- a CDS encoding rhodanese-like domain-containing protein: MKKFASLLTVILAAVVMMGATQAAKAEAAAYPLKKISPQEVAVLLETQRPIAIIDVRSLPDFKAGHIPTAESLPFELMMDAMTHTMIPDVNKVIVVYGANDKMSKEAGQKLCDFGYKNVYYMPTFTEWVGEIVVIGPAK, from the coding sequence ATGAAAAAGTTTGCATCACTGTTAACGGTTATTTTAGCGGCTGTTGTTATGATGGGAGCCACCCAGGCGGCTAAAGCGGAGGCGGCGGCGTACCCGCTGAAGAAGATCTCCCCGCAGGAGGTTGCGGTGCTTCTTGAGACGCAGCGCCCGATAGCGATCATCGACGTCCGCAGCCTTCCCGACTTCAAGGCCGGTCACATCCCCACGGCGGAATCACTTCCCTTTGAATTGATGATGGATGCCATGACGCATACAATGATCCCCGATGTGAACAAGGTCATCGTGGTCTACGGCGCGAACGACAAGATGAGCAAGGAGGCCGGACAGAAGCTCTGCGATTTCGGCTACAAGAACGTTTACTACATGCCCACCTTCACGGAATGGGTCGGCGAGATAGTGGTCATCGGACCGGCGAAGTAG